A stretch of DNA from Desulfovibrio desulfuricans DSM 642:
AATCAGCGACGGCTCGTCGCAGCCTAGCGTTTTCCTTTTCTAGTTCTTTCAATCGCTTGAGCTGCTCAGTCCCCATGCCTCCATATTCCTTGCGCCATCGATAATACGTTTGCTCGGTTACAGCAATTTTGCGGCAAGCCAGGGCAATACTTTCGCCTTGTCCCACAAGAACTTCAACCTCGCGAAGCTTGAAAATGATTTGCTCTGGAGTAAATGCTTTGCGACCCATTTGATGCCCTCCATGGCTCCACCTTATACTAACTTTTTAGGCGGACCAGTTTTTTGGGGGCAGGTCATGGCCCCCTGACCCAAAGTGGGTTCGGAAAACTGGACTGTGAGCTAAGGTGGACGTAAAAAATCAAAGGAGGATTTTTATGTCCAGGTCGAGGAGGACTTTCCCCGCAGAACTCAAGACTCGCGTCGCCCTTGATGGCCTGCCCGGGGTGCGAACATTGTCTAAGCTTGCCAGTAAGTATGGCGTGCATCCAAATCAGATTTCCCAGTGGAAGCAGTAGGCCAAGGAGCAGATTGCAGCTGGCTTTGCAGGCAGGCCCCAGGGGGCTCAACAGAAAAAATGTCCCTCAAAATTAGTCATGAGGCCTTCAAATAAATGTCTTGTGACATTATAACGGCCATTATCCGCGCAGATCCAGCATGCTGCGTATCAATAATTATCAGCGATATATTATTTTTTGAACAGACTAGATTTGTGATTCTGAACCCACTAATAGCCCTGCCAGCACTATGCTGGGCGGGGCTTTATCATTTGCTATCGAAGGAGGATGTTCATATGAACCAATACCAATCAGCAAGTATTACTGATTTGGCTAAGACCCTGCTCTGCGTACAGCGAACCGTGCAACCTGTTACAAAAGATGCTGAAAACCCCTTCACAAAAAGCTGGTACGCCAGCCTCAACAGTGTCATGGACGCCTGCCGCGATGCGCTCATCGAAAACGGCATCTGGTTGTGCCAGTACCCTGTGCCTGTTGAACAGCCCAACACCATAGGGCTGGTCACCAAACTGACGCATGCAGAGTCAGGGCAGTGGCAAAGCTCTCTTGCAGTGGTTCCTCTACCTAAGGCCGATCCGCAGGGCATGGGATCGGCAATTACCTATGCCCGCCGCTACGCTCTAACTGCCATGTTGGGCATGGTAACTGAAGATGACGATGGAGAAGGGGCTAAAAATGGCAAAAAATCGCCTACACGGCCCAAATTGCCCGTAATTACCCCTGAATCACAAAAAGCGCGTCATCGCGACCCATCCACAGCAAACAACATTTCAAACTCCTCAAATCGCCCCTCAGCAAGCCTTGAAAATCTTCCACCGCTGGAAGGCGTCACCTACCAACAAGTTACCGCTCAGGATGGGCGTCCCTGCATCATTGCCACCGGCAACACGCAGGCCAAAAAGGAATTGCTGACCGGTTCGGGCTTCCGTTGGAACCCGCAGAGAAAATTGTGGTGGAAGTATGTTGACGCCGCATAGAAAAAATAAAAGTACCGAGTGAGAGGGCTGCCTGATGGCGGCCCTCTCGCTTTTATGGAGACTAACCCATGGAACAGATAGACCGCACGGAAGGATTGAAGGCGCTAATCAGACAGGGCCTGCAAACCGTCGCCCACAAAGACACACTTGCGCACCTAGGCGACCGCTCCAGCTATGTGGGAATGAGTGACATTGGCCAGCACTGGGAATGCCCACGGGCTGCACTGGCCAGAAAAGTGCTGCCCACCACAAACAGCCTGGAGCGTCTGCTCACGCTACAGCGCGGGCACTGGTTTGAATCTGGGGTTGGGCAGGCACTGACATCGTTGGGCCTGCATATTTTGCCGCAGCTTGAGATTAACTGGCAGCATCAGGGCGTGCCGATTAAAGCCCATCTTGATTTCGTGCTGGTATGGGGCGCACCCGTCAATGCCATACGCATTCTGGAAGTTAAAAGCACAGACAAACTGCCCAACACTCCACACGATGCCCATCTTCTGCAACTGCATGGCCAAATCGGTCTTCTAACAAAAGCATGGAACAAGCCCACCTTCAGCCTCCGTGCTGAGGACGGCACGCTTCTGCATGAGAAGATGACCTTCCCTCAACTTTGCCGTGCCCAGCTTGGTCTTGAGATGCCTTCAACTGCTGCCAAGACAAGCATAGAAGCATGGTTGCTGTGCCTTTCCATGAAAGAGGTTAAAGCGTTCGGCCCCTATGGCTTCAATCAGGCCATGCTGGATACTGCCCTTGACCATGCGGCGCAGCTTTGGGGAGAACTTACAGATTTCCGCGCCGGACACATAACCCTGGCACAGGTGGATTGCGCTCAGGGCTTTTACCCGTTGTGCTCGTACTGCGAGCACAACAGCGCCTGCCCCAAATTCCCACAGGGCATGCAAATGCCGCAATGGGAACCGACGCTTGAAAAACTGGCGGACCTTAAGGATCAACGCACGTTTTTAGATAATGAAATCAGAGAAATGGAGACTGTGCTTAAGCTGGTCCACCGCCAGGCTGGCTCACGGGATTGGGTAGACACGGGAAACTACCGCTTCCGTATGTCAGTGGCAGCAGGGCGTACCACGTTGGACAAGGATGCTCTGCGGGAGGAGTTGACCGAGATTCTTAATGCTGAGCACATGGGCGGCATCGACGTGGATACCTTGCTGGCCCGTTGCGAGCGCACCGGCTCACCTTTCGAAAAATTGAGCATTTCGCCCATAAACTGAAAAATAGGGCGCTCATGACCATCCCCTCACTTTTATCCCGTTCGCCAAAACCGCCCCACCCTGGGGCAGTTTTCGTTTTAAGGAGCCATGCATGAATAATATCAACGACCTTTGTAAGCTGCAGCCCACGGATCTTGATGCCGGTCAGGTCTTCAGCGGCAAACCATCCGGCACCACGGTCAGGGGCTACGCCGTTCCTTCGGCCTACACCCCGTCCATTGACCACGACTATCTTTTCCATGAGTCCAGCCGTGACGTTGTGGTCTGGTTTCTCAACCCACAGGAACCGTTGTACGTCTTCGGCCCCACTGGTTGCGGCAAAACCAGCTGCATCAAGCAGCTGGCTGCCAGACTTAACTATCCCATCTTTGAGGTTACCGGACACGGGCGGCTGGAATTTGCCGACCTGGTTGGTCACCTGACAGTCAAAAATAACAACATGACCTTCGAGTACGGCCCGCTTGCGCTTGCCATGCGTTACGGGGCGATAATTTTGCTGAACGAAATCGACCTAACCTCGCCAGAAATAGCAGCAGGCCTGAATAGCGTATTGGACGGCTCCCCCCTGTGCATAGCGGAAAACGGCGGCGAACTGATTGCGCCGCACTCCATGTTCCGTCTGGTTGCCACGGCCAATACCAATGGCGGTGGCGATGACACCGGCCTTTATCAGGGCACCCAACGGCAGAACCTTGCATGGCTGGACCGCTTCACAATCTGCGAAGTTGGCTACCCATCTGCCGATGTGGAAAAAAGCCTGCTTGCCCGGCGCTTCCCATCGCTGCCCGAATCGCTGTGCGCCACCATGGTGGACTATGCCAATGAGGTTCGAAAACTCTTCATGGGGGAGGCTACGACCAGCAATCTGACCAACGCCATTGAAGTTACATTCTCCACTCGCAGTTTGCTGCGATGGGGTGATCTGACCGTTCGCTTTCAGCCTCTGGCCCATCAAGGCGTGCAGCCTGTAACCTACGCCCTCGACCGGGCTCTGGCCTACCGTGCAAGCCGTGAAACACGCGCCATGCTGCACGAGCTGGCTCAGCGTATGTTCCCGCAGCAGATGGAAGGTGAGGCCCCCAAAAAAGAAAGGCCTGAAGCAGAAACCCTGCAAGGCGAGCAAGCCCTACGCTTCATGCGTGGCCATCTGCACCACACACCGACAGTGACCAAGACCCTCGTTCATCTTCAGGTAATCCACAATCTTTCCGGCAAAAAGCAGGACGGCAAGTTCTGGATCGGCGAGGCTAGCCCTGCTGGGCTCACGCTGAAGTGGGGCAAGCCGGACACCGTTGGCCAGCAGCATTTTATTCCCGCCGAAAACTGTGAGGGCAAAAATTCCGTGATGGAACTTGAAGCCCGCGCAGCAAAGAAACTCAATGAAGGCTACTCCCTCAATACAACAAAAAGCTTGTTCTAGGAGGCTACTATGACACAACTTGTTTCTGACATCCGCATTTTGGACAATTTGTTGGCCCTCAACCTCAACGTCAGCTTATGGTCAGCCCGGCGCAAAATGAGCCAGGAAGACCTGGGGGGTGCGGAACTGCCCCCCGAAGATCTGGCTTCTCTGGGCTCAAAGCGCATTGCCGACCCGGAGAACCTCAAAGTATTCGGCACACTCAAGGCTCGCGCTTTCAACTACCTTGACCGGCACGGGGTACGGTTCATGTCTGGCTGGGCTATCCCCGAAGAAAAAGCCGGCGAAATCGTGCAGGAGCTGCTTAACATCCGCATTGAATTCCAGAAAGAAAAGGAAGCATTTCTGGCTGACTATGACCAAAATGTGCAGGCATGGATTGAGAAGCACCATCAGTGGGGCGAAATCATTCGTAACTCCCTTGTGGGGCCTGACTATGTACGCGCCCGCATGGATTTTCGCTGGCAGCTGTACAAGGTGGCCCCGCTTGAACAGCACACAGACAACACCGCTGTGCTGGAAGCTGGTCTGGCGGAAGAGGTGCAGGGCCTCGGCGGCACCCTGTTTGATGAGGTGGCCAAGTCGGCTGACGATATATGGCGCAGGGTTTATCATGGCAAAACGGAGGTAACCCACAAGGCGCTCTCGCCGCTGCGCACCCTGCATGCCAAGCTCACGGGCTTGTCATTTGTAGAGCCACATGTGGCCCCGGTAGCTGACATCGTGCAGGCTGCACTGTTGCGCATGCCCAAGAAGGGCAACATCACGGGTACAGACCTGCTGCTTTTGCAAGGGCTGGTCTGCCTGCTCAAGGACAGTACGACTCTTGTGGGCCACGCTCAGAAAGTAATTGAGGGCTACAGCCCGGCATTTGTGCTGGATGCCCTGTTGGCTGGTCCGGACGTTATCCACGAGCCGGACGGCCTTGCTGGACAGATGGATGGCTCCATGGATGGGAATATGGACGATGAACCCATCCTGCCTAAGATTCCCGTGGCTGACAGCGCTTTGCCGCATCCTGCCATCCCCAGCCTTGGTCTGTGGTGACGCCATGGTACGCACAAAAGACGTTCTCAACTGTCTGCCCCTGCTGGCGTCCATCCTTGGCGACCGCTATGGCGTGCAGGTACGTATTGGCGGCAAGGAAGCCTGCACCAACGGTAAAGTTATCCATCTGCCATCGTTGCCCATGGATTGTGAGCCGGAATTGCTGGCACTCGCCAAGGGGTTTACAGACCATGAGGCGGCTCATATACGGCACACAGATTTTAGCGTGCTGAAAGCTGCAAACCTTGATCCAGTAACCTTCAATTTGTTCAACTGTCTTGAAGATTGGCGTGTTGAAAAAATGCTGTCAGGCATTTTCCCTGGCTGCAGGAGAAATCTGAACTGGCTGATACGACGATTTTTTGTAGAGCAAGCGCAGCCAAGGGCCGGGGATGATTCCCCGGCCCTTGCTGTTTTGGACTATGTGCTGTTGACAGTGCGAGCCTGGGATGTGGATGAGGTGACCCCGGCACGGCAACACGCGGCAAGCATCGTGGAGCAGCACTTCCCCGGCTTGCTAGGGGCTCTGGATGCCATCTTGGTCAAGGTTTACATCCATTGCCCGGATACTGCGGCAGCAGTCGAATATGCTCGACAAATTGCCATATGCGTCAGGCAGTGGGAACCACCTCGACAGGATTCAACTAGCAAACGCGCGAGTACGAACGACCAGGGAGCTACACCTAGGGCGACAGGGGAGGACAACGATTCTGCCACACAAATCAACCAGCAATCTGAACCGGTCCAACTGTCGAGTGCTTTACCGCTCAAGGCCTTGTTTCATGCAGAGGCGCAGGATCTCCCCAAGCAACTCGGCGAAATCATGGCGATTGAGCTTGCCAATAGCAGCGCAGAATCCGCTGGTGACGCACTGACCGTGGCCGTGGAAGGCACCCGACATGCAACCCCCTTGCCAGCAGAACAGAAGCTGCAAGCCCTTCAGGCCAGCATTGCGCTGCGTACTCGCCTACAGGGCTTTCTGCAGGCACAAACGCAAAGGCGTTGCAGCATCGGGCGTAGAGGGAATCTGCATGCCAATTCGCTACACCGTCTGCAGGTTGGCAATGCTCGTGTTTTCCAAAAAGAGTCAGGGCATCAAGGCGTTAACACCGCTGTTCATATCCTGCTGGATGTAAGCGGCAGCATGGCTGGCGCACCGATTAATCTTGCCAATCGGGCCTGCTATGCCGTGGCAACATCGCTGAGCCATATTCGTGGCGTGAATTCGGCAGTGACGGTCTTTCCCGCAGTCTCGGTGACCAATTCTGTATTCCCAATCATGCGGCATGGGCAGCCGTTGCCAGATAGGTTCGACATTCGGGCTTCTGGCGGAACCCCCTTGGCTGGGGCCTTGTGGTGGGTTTTGCAAACCATGCTGCCCCTCAAAGAGCAACGCAAGATGATTCTGGTTATCACTGACGGCATGCCGGACAACCCATTGGCTGCAAACAATGCCATAGGGGTGGCCCAACAACTTGGCTTTGAAGTCTATGGCCTTGGCATTCGGGATGAACACATCACGCATCTGCTGCCGCACACCAGCAGGGTGGTCAACGATCTGCCCGACCTGGTGCCTGCCATGTTTACCATGCTGCAGGTCGCCTTGCTCAAAGGCGGTGCGGTATGATGGTTCCCCTTGATTTCAGGCCTTGGTATCGAACGGGGTTATTCCGTTTCTTTACGTCTAACAAAAAACGGCGCATCCCGCGCTGCTAAAAATGAAGGAGGGCGTATGAACCCACTGGCATGGATACCAGTAGCCATCGCTGTATTGCAGGTGATCAAAGACAACTGGGACGACTAGTCCACTAAAGCTGGCATACAGAGGGCGGGCTTTCCCCGCCTTCTGTCATTTCATATGAATAAAAGGAGTAAAACATGAGAGGTAAATGGACGTTCATAGGCGGCATACTGGCTGGCATCGCAGGAGTATTCACTGCGGCGGCAATTTCTGTGGAACTGGAAGGCCGAAGAAACGGCAGCCGCGATACCGTGGGGGAGCCGGAAAGGCTGGCCTTGCCTGAAAGGAAAGGCATGTAAAAAAGTTGATTCTTGGGCGGGAAAGCGGGCTATATCCGCTTCCTGCCCTTGATATGCTTTTATTTTTGACCGAAGCGAGAGTCAGGTCGCAACGTATGCGTTCCATAGCCGGATTGCAGCAGAGTCACTGACAGACCACTGGAGGGGGCAATTGCCACATTCACAGGCATATCGGTAAATATCGTTGGTTCTTCCATCCGGCCTTGAAGTTTCACGCTGAGGCATTTTGCCACACTTGGTACATGGCCGCATGGGAGGGAGGTATTCCTTGTTGCTCATGTGTGGAAGATAGGCGTAGTTTGCAGTGCGTGTAAACCTCTAATGGCGTGGTAGTACATATACATTGTTTACTATCCATTCCCACCATTTTTCATAAGCCGTGTGGGGAATGGTGTGGGGAAAAACAAAAAGGGCTTACGGCGGTTAGCCATAAGCCCTTGAAATATATGGTGGGTCGTGCGGGGATCGAACCTGCGACTCTCTGCTTAAAAGGCAGATACTCTACCTACTGAGTTAACGACCCGTAGAGACGCGGAATATAGCGACAGCCTTAGCAACTGTCAAGCGCGTCTTGCGACAAAATGCCGATCAAGCCCATATTTGCTCAAAAAACCGCTATGCGCCCTTCTTTTCCAGCTTGGCCCAAGTGTCTCGCAGCGTGGTTGTGCGGTTGAACACGGGCTTGGCATCGGTGCTGTCCTTGTCCTTGCAGTAGTAGCCAAGGCGCTCGAACTGCATCTTGTCCCCAGCCTTGAAAGTAGCCAGGGCCGGTTCCAGCAGCGCCTCCACCTTTGTAAGCGATTCGGGATTAAGGTTATCCAGAAACGTCTTGCCCTCGGGCGCGGCATTGGGGTTTTCCACCGCAAAAAGCTGGTCGTACAGGCGCACTTCTGCGGGGATGGCGTGTGCCGCCGACACCCAATGGATGGTTCCCTTTACCTTGCGGCCATCGGGGCTTTGCCCCCCCTTGCTTTCGGGGTCGTACACGCAGCGCAGTTCAACCACGTTGCCCGCATCGTCCAGCACGGCCTCGCGGCAGGTGATAAAATAGGCGTAGCGCAGGCGTACTTCCGCACCCGGGGCCAGCCGGTGGAACTTCTTGGGCGGCTCAAGGCGGAAGTCGTCCCGCTCAATATACAGCTCGCGCGAAAACGGCACCTTGCGGCTGCCATAAGAGGCATCTTCCGGGTGGTAGGGCATGTCAAACTCTTCCACCTGGCCTACGGGATAGTTCTCAATAACCACCTTCACCGGATCGAGCACAGCCATAACGCGCGGGGTATGCTCGTTGAGATATTCACGCACGCAGAATTCGAGCATGGAATATTCCACGGTGGAGTCGGCGCGGGCCAGACCAATACGGGAGCAAAATTCGCGCAGGGCCTCGGGCGGAATGCCCCGGCGGCGCATACCGCTCAGGGTGGGCATGCGGGGATCGTCCCAGCCTGTAACGTGGCCTTCCTTCACAAGCTGAATGAGCTTGCGCTTGGAGAGTACCGTATAGGTGACATTGAGCCGCGCAAATTCGATCTGCTGCGGACGGTACGCACCGAGGGTTTTGAGCACCCAGTCGTACAGTTCGCGGTTATTGATGAATTCCAGCGTGCAGAGCGAGTGGGTAATACCCTCGATGGAGTCGGACAGGCAATGGGTATAGTCGTACATGGGGTAGATGCACCACTTGTTGCCCGTGCGATGGTGCTCCGCATGGCGGATGCGGTACAGCGTGGGATCGCGCATGACCACGTTGGGCGAGGTCATGTCGATCTTGGCGCGCAGCACCTTTTGACCATCGCCAAATTCGCCCGCGCGCATGCGGCGGAACAGATCAAGATTTTCGTCCACGCCCCGGTTGCGCCAGGGGCTTTCGCGCCCGGGCTCGGTCAGCGTGCCGCGATATTCGCGGATTTCTTCTGCCGAGAGGTCGTCCACATAGGCCTTGCCCATCTTGATGAGCTGTTCGGCGTAGTCATAGAGCTTCTCGAAGTAGTCGGAAGCGTAAAATTCGCGGTCGTCCCACACGCCGCCAAGCCAGCGCACATCCTCACGGATGGAATCAACGTATTCCGTTTCTTCCTTGGTGGGGTTGGTGTCGTCAAAGCGCAGGTTGCACAGCCCGCCAAACTCCCTGGCAACGCCAAAGTTAAGGCAGATGGACTTGGCATGCCCCAGATGCAGATACCCGTTCGGCTCGGGAGGAAACCGCGTGTGCACACGATTGCCGAAACGGCCCGAAGCGTTGTCTTCAGTTATGCGGGTGCGGATGAAATCCAGGCCGACTTTTGCGGTATCGCCAGCGGCGGTGCTTTCAGCAACAGTGGCGGGTGTCGTATCATTTTCGGGGGCCATAATGCGCTCCAATAGTTCCATTTAATGGGAAGTCCATAAAATTACGCCAAGCTGCGCCCCCGGTCAATGCGTGGCTGTGCAGGACGCGCGCCCTCATGTTATGCGCTTTTATTCATAGATGGCAGAACATTCTTGACAGGTGCCGCCGTCTAGGCTAGCTTGCTTTTCTGCATTCTGGTTCGCTTAATTGCTGGCCTGATGCATGCGGAGAGGTGTCCGAGCCGGCCGAAGGAGCTCGCCTGCTAAGCGAGTATACGGGCTTAAACCTGTATCGAGAGTTCAAATCTCTCCCTCTCCGCCACATACGCAAGTAAAACGGCGAGTTACTGTTAAAGGTAACTCGCCGTTTTTGCGTCTATAAAGGGGAAAAATTGGGGGCAGCGCGGGTGGCGTACATACTTTTGTGTGGCCTGTGGGGAAATATCCAATTGGCTGTACGATATTCACCAGTTTCTATGGCTGCCCAACAAGGCTTGCCTGTTGCGCTAAGCATGCCCGCAGTTAAAATTCATACTTGGCCTGCAAGCTGCCGGTCAGGCCCTCGCGCTTGCCTATGTAGCCCTGCAGCCCAAAATCAAAAGACAAGGGCAACGATGCGGATGGCGTGTACACAAACCCAATCTCGCCTATCCCCGTATCGCCGCGCATGGAAGGGGCCTTCATGTCATAGCCGTTGGTGCTGGCGCGGGCCTTGCCGTCAAACTCGCGTTCGTAAGCCGCGCCCACATAGGGGCTGATGTAGTCGTTCACCGTGTAGCTGAAGCGGGAACCAAGGCGCAGACGGTTGGAATCCACATCCTTGAAGTCGATGGGGTCGCCGGTGGAAAGGGTAACGGAATCACCTTTTTGCCGCGTCCAGAAATATTTGCCGTACATGTCGAGCGAGGCGTTTTCCGTGATGTCCCATACGTAACCGGTTCCAAAGTGCAAACCATAATACGTGGATGTAGAGTCATATTCCGCGCTACGCCCGGTGGAATCGCGCAGGTCGGAACTTTCATACTTGTTGCGCAGGCTGCCCACACGGGCCGAGGCTTCAGCATATATATGGCCGGGGCCGGTATTGATAAAATCCATGCGGCCAAGGATGCCGCCGCCAAGATAACTGTTGCTGCCGTCGCCCTCGACAGAGGTTGCGTTGCTGAATGAATTGTAGGTATTATACGAACCGTTGCCGTATTCAAAAAAAGGCCCGAATGTCAGGCGACCGGGCGCCATATCCGCACCCCAGGCAAGACCTGCCGTCAGCGAATAGCTGCGCATGTCCACATGCGAACCCGTGTTATACCGAACGGAACCGCCGGATGCAGCGCCAAACCCGGCAGGGGTGGCCCCGCCACCAGCTGACCCGCCCTTAGCGGAGGAACCGCCTTTGGCGGCAGAAACGGCGGAGCTCATGCCCTGCCCGGCTGCTACGTCCGCACCTTGCGTTACCATGCCCATGCCAGAGACAAAGCCTTCTGAAAGGGCCTTGGTCTGCTGATTCACAGTTACCCCGTTGTTAGTGGCTACCGTTGCAAGCAGTTTGTTACCGTTGGTGGCAATGTCAAAATTATACAGCAGGGTTACCCCTTGCATGCCCTTGCCGCTAGCCTTCGTATTAAGGCCGCTGTTGGTAACCAGCGTGCCTGCATTAATAAGCGTAATCGTGTCCCCCGGTAATAGTGGAGAAGTACTGCCATTGATACCAACATTGACGGAGGAAGACCGACCAGCGTTGCCAGTCAAATCTGCTGTGCCCGTCACAGTCAGCATAGTATCACCCGCTGACACCGTGGACGGCAAATAGAAGTTAAGATGCTGGAAATTATAAACATTGGCTAATGTTAAGGCTGAGGTCTTTATATTCAGGGTGTTGCCGGTAAAAGCATCGCCAGTGGCGCCTCCAGAAAGATACCCCCCATAGAGGCTTGCACTGCTCAGGCCATGCGAACTGCTTATGGTTACAATATTATTTGTAGCTTGTTTTGTTCCAGAGGGGGCATCGACAAATCCACCGTAAACTGTCCCCACAGTTCCGCCGCTGATATTGACGGCATTTCCGGAAGCCGTTGTGGTGTATACGCCGCTCAAACTCCCGACATCGGCATACCCACCGTATATTGTTGTTACTGATCCACCTGACATAGTTACTATATTGTTGTTTGCAGTGGCGGTGGTGCTTTCTGCAAAACCTCCATACACTTGATCCGCCGTTCCCCCATTGAGTGTTACAGTATTTTCATTGGCGGTCATGGAACCAAGACCTGTAGCGACAGCGTACCCACCATAAATATTTAGACCACTCTTGCCAGCAAATGATGTATTAATTGTAACGTTGTTACTGTTGGATGCGGCGTCACTATTTATAGTCCCATAAAAATACCCGCCATATATGGCATAATCGACATTTCCGTTAACGGCGGTTACCGTATTTCCAGATGAATAGTTACTGTCATCTTTATCAATAAGAGTGTTTACTCCACCAAAACTAATGCTTCCGCCTGCCGCGCTATTTCCAAGCAAATAGTAACTATTCCAATTATTATTGTAAGTTACAGATGCTGCATATGCTTTATTATGTAATATGCTCATAGTGAATAAAATTGCTGATACAAAAAGCATAACAAACCGTGACATGCAATACATATTTTGTATGCGTGAAAAGTCACCATGCAATAATGAAACTCTCATCTCTTCTCCAAGTGCTCAAAGTTGTCCAAAATATCACAAAAATCAAAAGCTAAAATTAATTTTAATATTAAATCATGTATATTATAATTCTCCGAAAACATATTTTTAAATAAATAGAATACACGCCACATTTACCATGCCTCGCATTGGACTGTGCCTGCCTTACGCTCAAGGCAACACCAAACATGCCGCTATGACCGCATACTCGCTTCGGACGAGGGAACCCACCACAACCTTGTTTCACAATAAATCTCACATCGATGCGGGGCACAAAATTTCAGCAACCTTTTGCTCTGATTATTCTTGTGCCGCTATCACCCGGAAAGATTATTTTGCAAAAAAACAACTTGACGAAGAGAGCTGCCAACCTGACAGCCAGCGCAAAGCACGACTATGAATGCACAAAAAAGCATGCCCCTCAAACGTTGAAGGCTCCACCGCCTTTCCGGATCAAAGGAAGTATGATGTACAAAAAAAATTGAAAAACATGCACGTTGAACGTTCTATTTGAATGAAATGCGAAGAGGCTCACCCCTAGGGGTGAGCCTCTTAAGCAATGGACAATCGCCAAATGGCATCCGCCAATGGCCCATTTCTACTGGCGCAGTAAAACCCGACCTTCGACCGCAGCCCATCCCTATGGGCTGCTACCTACTGAACTAATACTTCAATAAACCCAGCCAGATGGTCAAGGTTGGGGGCCACAATCCGCAAGTAAACATCGCCGGGCGGACCCCTGACGGCCTAAAGCTACTGAGAAGCCAATCAGCCGGCGCTGCACCTGCTGTCAGTTTTTAGGGTGTCGGTGCGGACTGACGTACATACCGCCGTATATACTTTTGGAAGACTTGTAGGGAATTTTGATCAAGTCAACGGCGGCCCTTACCGACAGATATTTGAGCTGCCGCGCAGCAACCGCACTGGACACGCGCAATCGGTAAAACTAATCGGACGAAAACCCATACTACAATCTCAACCGTTGAACTTGCTGTAGCGCAGCTTCAGACATAGTTCTGCCTCACCAAAACCAAGCTAGGGGGACATCCGGTCGAAATAAAGGCAACGCCATACGGCTCCGTTGACATCTTGGTTCTTGGCATATAGTGAATTTCGCCAATATACCAGGAGGCAAGCTTGAACATTCGCGCAATCAAAGAATGGATTCCATTCTTTTTCTTGGTATCCCTCACAGCAGGCATAAGTACTTTTTGCCAAATCTGGAGCATCCACCCATCTGCCCCGATCATAGGCATCAACTTTCTGGCAAGCCTTGCTGTCCTTTCTTTTGCAAATAAAAAAACTTGTGTAATTATTTTTTTATTGCAGTGCATATCTAGCATCATACTAACTTCTGCAGCTTCAGCCCTAAAAGAGCCGCTTACCCTAACGGCTATTCTTAATGGCATGGATTATGCCCTTGATTTTGGACTGTCTATTTACATATACGTTCAAGTATATATGGCCTTATTTTT
This window harbors:
- a CDS encoding autotransporter outer membrane beta-barrel domain-containing protein, encoding MQGVTLLYNFDIATNGNKLLATVATNNGVTVNQQTKALSEGFVSGMGMVTQGADVAAGQGMSSAVSAAKGGSSAKGGSAGGGATPAGFGAASGGSVRYNTGSHVDMRSYSLTAGLAWGADMAPGRLTFGPFFEYGNGSYNTYNSFSNATSVEGDGSNSYLGGGILGRMDFINTGPGHIYAEASARVGSLRNKYESSDLRDSTGRSAEYDSTSTYYGLHFGTGYVWDITENASLDMYGKYFWTRQKGDSVTLSTGDPIDFKDVDSNRLRLGSRFSYTVNDYISPYVGAAYEREFDGKARASTNGYDMKAPSMRGDTGIGEIGFVYTPSASLPLSFDFGLQGYIGKREGLTGSLQAKYEF